The Pirellulales bacterium genome window below encodes:
- the ribB gene encoding 3,4-dihydroxy-2-butanone-4-phosphate synthase, producing the protein MSSQFSTIEEAVAAISRGEVIIVADAEDRENEGDFVCAAEKATPAVINFMITHGRGQLCMPILPDVSQRLDLAPMVESNTAPLGTNYTVPVDHRSSRTGITAAERATTILAICDPASKPSDFNRPGHLFPLVAKEGGVLRRAGHTEAAVDLARMAGLQPAGVLCEILDDDGDRATRPRLLELARRFALPIISIEQLIAYRRQREKLVYRKAEALLPTKYGHGRIIAYGVKYETQEPVVYVIGDLAAAEAPLVRLHSSCFTGDLLESLRCDCGDQLHMALDMIAREGAGVLVYLPQEGRGIGLVEKIKAYALQDQGMDTVDANLALGYMADPRDYGVGIQLLKDLDLRKVRLLTNNPKKTEAFVFGGFDLEVVDQVPIVSPITPHNAAYLETKRTKMGHKLPEA; encoded by the coding sequence GTGAGCAGCCAGTTTTCGACCATCGAGGAAGCCGTCGCCGCGATCTCGCGGGGCGAAGTGATCATCGTCGCCGACGCCGAAGACCGGGAGAACGAGGGAGATTTCGTCTGCGCCGCCGAGAAAGCGACCCCTGCGGTGATCAACTTCATGATCACCCACGGACGGGGTCAGCTTTGCATGCCGATTCTGCCCGACGTGAGCCAACGGCTCGACTTGGCCCCGATGGTCGAGTCGAACACGGCCCCGCTGGGGACGAATTACACCGTGCCGGTCGATCACCGCTCGAGCCGCACGGGGATCACCGCCGCCGAGCGGGCGACGACGATCCTGGCGATCTGCGATCCGGCGAGCAAGCCGAGCGATTTCAACCGCCCCGGACACTTGTTCCCGCTGGTGGCCAAAGAGGGGGGCGTGCTGCGGCGGGCGGGGCACACCGAGGCGGCCGTCGACTTGGCCCGGATGGCCGGCCTGCAACCGGCCGGCGTCTTGTGCGAAATCCTCGACGACGACGGCGACCGCGCCACCCGCCCGCGGCTGTTGGAACTGGCCCGGCGCTTCGCCCTGCCGATCATCTCGATCGAGCAGCTCATCGCCTATCGCCGGCAGCGCGAAAAGCTCGTCTACCGAAAAGCCGAGGCCCTGCTGCCGACCAAGTACGGCCACGGGCGGATTATCGCCTACGGCGTGAAGTACGAAACGCAGGAGCCGGTCGTCTACGTCATCGGCGATCTGGCCGCGGCTGAGGCGCCGCTGGTGCGGTTGCACTCGTCGTGCTTCACCGGCGATTTGCTCGAGTCGCTCCGCTGCGACTGCGGCGACCAATTGCACATGGCTCTCGACATGATCGCCCGCGAGGGTGCAGGCGTCTTGGTCTATCTGCCGCAGGAAGGGCGCGGCATCGGGCTGGTTGAAAAAATCAAGGCCTACGCCCTGCAGGACCAGGGGATGGATACGGTCGATGCGAACCTCGCCCTGGGCTACATGGCCGACCCCCGCGACTACGGCGTCGGGATCCAACTGCTCAAGGACCTGGACCTGCGGAAAGTGCGACTGCTGACGAACAACCCCAAGAAGACCGAGGCGTTCGTCTTCGGCGGGTTCGATCTCGAGGTGGTCGATCAGGTGCCGATCGTCTCCCCGATCACGCCCCACAACGCGGCATACCTGGAGACGAAGCGGACGAAGATGGGGCACAAGCTGCCGGAAGCGTGA
- a CDS encoding CBS domain-containing protein gives MSFLSLTTDRVTTAYPEQALPVAPSCTLGATLQLMKQHRTGAVLVCEDVPAADGVGTVSRIVGIFTERDALRCMADGASLEAPITDSMTPGPATISPAATVGQAIAKMAQHGFRHLPIVDEQGQPTGVTAVRGLVHYLVDHFPNTIYTLPPDPGKSPDEREGA, from the coding sequence GTGAGTTTTCTAAGTCTGACCACCGACCGTGTGACGACGGCCTATCCCGAGCAAGCGCTCCCCGTGGCCCCGTCGTGCACGCTGGGGGCGACGCTGCAGTTGATGAAGCAGCATCGTACGGGCGCCGTGCTGGTGTGCGAGGACGTGCCCGCGGCCGACGGCGTCGGGACGGTCAGTCGCATCGTCGGGATCTTCACGGAGCGCGACGCGCTGCGGTGCATGGCCGACGGCGCGTCGCTCGAGGCGCCGATCACCGACTCGATGACCCCGGGCCCCGCGACGATCAGCCCGGCCGCCACCGTCGGGCAAGCCATCGCCAAGATGGCGCAGCACGGCTTTCGCCATTTGCCGATCGTCGACGAACAGGGGCAACCGACCGGCGTGACTGCGGTCCGCGGGTTGGTGCATTACTTGGTCGATCACTTTCCCAACACGATTTACACGCTTCCTCCCGACCCGGGCAAATCGCCCGACGAGCGCGAGGGCGCCTAG
- a CDS encoding 2-oxoacid:acceptor oxidoreductase subunit alpha — protein sequence MSTVASKSVSQLEDATVRFCGDSGDGMQLAGTQLTNTSALAGNDIATFPDFPAEIRAPRGTKAGVSGFQIHFSSSEIFTPGDTVDALVAMNPAALATNLQDLRDGGVLIVNKDAFDKKGLEQAGYTSNPVDDGSLSGKYKFHAVEMTKLTRLAVEPFGLGTKEADRCRNFFAMGLTFWLYDRSMEPTLRFIEAKFGKKVEIAGANTAALKAGYHYGETVEAMNTQYQVAPAKLVPGKYRNIMGNEATAMGLIAAAHLSGKRLFLGAYPITPASDILHELAKHKNFDVLTFQAEDEIAAMTATIGAAFAGEMAVTASSGPGIALKGEGMGLAVMTELPMVVINVQRGGPSTGLPTKTEQADLFQAVYGRNGECPMPVIAARSPADCFDAVQEAWRLAVRFMTPVMLLTDGYIANGSEPWKLPELDELPKVAVTHPEGTDNGDEFLPYKRDERLARPWAIPGTAGLMHRIGGLEKQDGTGNVSYDPMNHQHMVNTRAKKVALVADDVPPQELDGPEQGDLLVLSWGGTYGACATAVHRVQRTGKSVSHCHLRYINPLPRNLGEIFDNFKTVLIPELNLGQLRTVIRSNYLVDAIGLNKVQGKPFSVAEIVEKIENLLA from the coding sequence ATGAGCACCGTCGCTTCCAAGTCGGTTTCGCAACTCGAAGACGCCACCGTTCGCTTCTGCGGCGACTCGGGGGACGGCATGCAGTTGGCCGGGACGCAGCTCACCAACACGTCGGCGCTGGCGGGGAACGACATCGCCACGTTCCCCGACTTCCCCGCCGAGATCCGCGCTCCCCGCGGCACCAAGGCGGGGGTCTCGGGCTTTCAGATCCACTTCTCCAGCAGCGAGATCTTCACCCCCGGCGACACGGTCGACGCCCTGGTGGCGATGAACCCCGCCGCCCTGGCGACGAATCTGCAAGACCTGCGCGACGGCGGCGTGCTGATCGTCAACAAGGACGCCTTTGACAAGAAGGGGCTCGAGCAGGCCGGCTACACGAGCAATCCCGTCGACGACGGCAGTCTCAGCGGCAAGTACAAGTTTCACGCCGTCGAAATGACCAAGCTCACCCGACTGGCGGTCGAGCCGTTCGGCCTGGGGACGAAGGAGGCGGACCGTTGCCGCAACTTCTTCGCCATGGGACTCACGTTCTGGCTGTACGACCGGTCGATGGAGCCGACGCTGCGGTTCATCGAGGCGAAGTTCGGCAAGAAGGTCGAGATCGCCGGCGCCAACACGGCCGCCCTCAAAGCGGGGTACCACTACGGCGAAACCGTCGAGGCGATGAACACTCAGTACCAGGTCGCTCCGGCGAAACTGGTCCCCGGCAAGTACCGCAACATCATGGGGAACGAGGCGACCGCCATGGGGCTGATCGCCGCCGCCCACCTGTCGGGGAAGCGGTTGTTCCTGGGCGCCTACCCGATCACCCCGGCCAGCGACATCCTCCATGAACTTGCCAAGCACAAAAACTTCGACGTCCTCACCTTCCAGGCCGAGGACGAGATCGCGGCGATGACCGCGACGATCGGCGCCGCGTTCGCCGGCGAGATGGCGGTCACCGCCTCCAGCGGCCCGGGCATCGCGCTCAAGGGCGAGGGAATGGGCTTGGCCGTCATGACCGAGCTGCCGATGGTCGTCATCAACGTCCAGCGCGGCGGACCCTCGACCGGGCTCCCCACGAAGACCGAGCAGGCCGACCTGTTCCAGGCCGTGTACGGCCGCAACGGCGAGTGCCCGATGCCCGTGATCGCGGCCCGCAGCCCCGCCGATTGCTTCGACGCGGTTCAAGAAGCGTGGCGCCTTGCCGTGCGGTTCATGACCCCGGTGATGCTGCTGACCGACGGCTACATCGCCAACGGGTCGGAGCCGTGGAAGCTGCCGGAGTTGGATGAACTGCCCAAGGTGGCCGTCACGCATCCGGAGGGGACCGACAACGGCGACGAATTCCTCCCGTACAAACGCGACGAGCGGCTCGCTCGGCCGTGGGCGATCCCCGGCACCGCCGGACTGATGCACCGCATCGGCGGCCTCGAGAAGCAGGACGGCACGGGCAACGTCAGCTACGACCCGATGAATCATCAGCACATGGTCAACACCCGGGCGAAGAAGGTGGCCCTGGTCGCCGACGACGTGCCGCCGCAGGAACTCGACGGGCCCGAACAGGGCGACCTGCTTGTGCTCAGTTGGGGCGGCACCTACGGCGCCTGCGCCACGGCGGTCCACCGCGTGCAGCGCACCGGCAAGTCGGTCAGCCACTGCCATCTGCGGTACATCAACCCGCTCCCCCGCAACCTGGGCGAAATCTTCGATAACTTCAAAACCGTGCTGATTCCCGAATTGAACCTCGGCCAGCTCCGCACGGTGATTCGCAGCAACTACCTCGTCGACGCGATCGGCCTGAACAAGGTGCAAGGAAAGCCCTTCAGCGTGGCCGAGATCGTCGAGAAGATCGAAAACCTGCTGGCTTAA
- a CDS encoding 2-oxoacid:ferredoxin oxidoreductase subunit beta yields MAIDAPLPVLKPADFASNQDVRWCPGCGDYSILAQMKKVLPSLGVPRENIVFISGIGCSSRFPYYMNTYGMHSIHGRAPAVASGLKTCRPDLQVWVITGDGDGLSIGGNHLMHCIRRNMDLNIVLFNNRIYGLTKGQYSPTSPLGKKTKSTPMGAVDNPLHPLSIAIGCEATFVARSIDTNIQHLADTLARAAAHKGTSFIEVYQNCNVFNDGAWDYAKDKESKADTTLELEHGKPLIFGKDRTKGIRLNGMNPEVVELGKGINEDDLLFHDEKAVEPTLAYLLSRMRYEDGFPEPIGVFRAVDAPLYDVEVNKQIEEAIQTRGPGDLEKLLHSGETWTVA; encoded by the coding sequence ATGGCTATTGACGCTCCGTTGCCGGTCCTCAAACCCGCCGATTTTGCCAGCAATCAGGACGTGCGCTGGTGCCCCGGGTGCGGCGATTACTCGATTCTCGCCCAGATGAAGAAGGTCCTCCCCTCGTTGGGAGTCCCCCGCGAAAACATCGTGTTCATCAGCGGCATCGGCTGCAGCAGCCGGTTCCCGTACTACATGAACACCTACGGCATGCACAGCATCCACGGCCGGGCGCCGGCGGTGGCCTCGGGGCTGAAGACCTGCCGTCCCGACCTGCAGGTGTGGGTCATCACCGGCGACGGCGACGGGTTGTCGATCGGCGGCAACCACCTGATGCACTGCATCCGCCGGAACATGGACCTGAACATCGTCCTGTTCAACAACCGAATTTACGGGCTCACCAAGGGTCAGTACTCCCCCACGTCCCCCCTGGGGAAGAAGACCAAGAGCACCCCGATGGGGGCGGTCGACAACCCGCTCCACCCGCTGTCGATCGCCATCGGGTGCGAGGCGACGTTCGTGGCCCGCTCCATCGATACCAACATCCAGCACCTGGCCGACACCCTGGCCCGCGCCGCCGCCCACAAGGGGACCTCGTTCATCGAGGTCTACCAGAACTGCAACGTGTTCAACGACGGCGCCTGGGACTATGCCAAGGACAAGGAGAGCAAGGCCGACACGACGCTCGAACTCGAGCACGGCAAGCCGCTCATCTTCGGCAAGGATCGCACCAAGGGGATCCGCCTCAACGGCATGAACCCCGAAGTCGTCGAGTTGGGCAAGGGGATCAACGAGGACGATCTGCTGTTCCACGACGAGAAGGCCGTCGAGCCGACCCTCGCGTATCTGCTGTCCCGCATGCGGTACGAGGACGGCTTCCCCGAGCCGATCGGCGTGTTCCGCGCGGTCGACGCCCCGCTGTACGACGTCGAAGTCAACAAGCAGATCGAGGAAGCGATCCAAACCCGCGGCCCCGGCGACCTGGAAAAGCTGCTCCACAGCGGCGAGACTTGGACCGTAGCCTAA
- a CDS encoding alpha/beta hydrolase: MIRLSLPLLLVVSWCGSSQPPALGAKEPVETLYGETYAERHDGPLRADAYLPQGEGPFPGVLVVHGGAWRMGSKAQLGGIARRLANNGYTAVAINYRLAPAHPFPAQVLDCQDALRWMRREAPRLKLDPERIGGLGYSAGGHLVALLGALNGQTLPAQVAAEEADDQDAAAGESQSAGSPEIDESIRLQAVIAGGAPCDFRPMPLDSFRLVYWLGGTRRARPNAYRLASPAAFVTPDDPPMFFYHGEADMLVPVLSPQEMCRELSDAGVPNDLFMVADLGHTPSAGNPEALVRGLAFFEKHLKGEAAPAEDRQSPASISASEAGAAP; encoded by the coding sequence GTGATTCGCTTGTCGCTGCCGTTGTTGCTCGTCGTTTCGTGGTGCGGTTCGTCGCAGCCGCCGGCGCTTGGAGCCAAGGAGCCCGTCGAAACCCTGTACGGCGAAACGTACGCCGAGCGACACGACGGGCCGCTGCGAGCCGACGCCTACTTGCCGCAGGGCGAGGGGCCGTTCCCCGGAGTCTTGGTCGTCCACGGCGGCGCATGGCGAATGGGTTCCAAAGCGCAGTTGGGAGGGATCGCCCGCCGGCTGGCGAACAACGGCTACACGGCCGTGGCGATCAACTACCGGTTGGCGCCGGCGCATCCGTTCCCGGCACAGGTCCTTGATTGTCAGGACGCCCTGCGGTGGATGCGCCGCGAAGCGCCGCGGCTGAAACTCGACCCCGAGCGAATCGGCGGGCTCGGTTACTCGGCGGGAGGGCATCTGGTGGCCCTGCTGGGGGCGCTCAACGGCCAGACTCTCCCCGCTCAGGTCGCCGCCGAGGAGGCGGACGACCAGGACGCCGCGGCCGGCGAATCGCAATCGGCCGGGAGTCCGGAGATCGACGAGTCGATCCGACTTCAGGCCGTCATTGCCGGCGGGGCGCCGTGCGACTTCCGGCCGATGCCGCTCGACTCGTTCCGGCTGGTCTACTGGCTGGGAGGAACGCGACGCGCCCGGCCGAACGCCTACCGCCTCGCCTCGCCCGCGGCGTTCGTGACGCCCGACGATCCCCCGATGTTTTTCTATCACGGCGAGGCCGACATGCTGGTCCCCGTGCTCAGTCCGCAGGAAATGTGCCGGGAACTTTCCGACGCGGGGGTGCCGAACGATCTCTTCATGGTGGCCGACCTGGGGCACACCCCCAGCGCCGGCAATCCCGAGGCTCTGGTCCGCGGGTTGGCGTTCTTCGAGAAGCACCTCAAAGGCGAGGCCGCCCCGGCCGAGGACCGGCAGAGCCCGGCCTCGATCTCGGCGTCCGAGGCCGGAGCGGCGCCATGA
- a CDS encoding DUF1559 domain-containing protein, giving the protein MKSSTRLAPLPRRRFAPRSRHGFTLVELLVVIAIIGVLMALLLPAIGAARENARRATCTNNLKEIGRAFVALTTAAKNNEFPGFIQAQKLAPGASYLPPQHPAGHPAGSVIISWAAKLLPQLDRQGEWDTLLSGGMNNLGNPQRIDAFICPSDAKTNPNLAYLTYSVNCGAPDANGSGPADFPANGIFYNRLLNNSPTVRFGTKDISDGASMTLLASENIHKDEDNSNWLTLSPGLLPNPSGQWPVPLAAVEQPYGLTWVFNSANPFAPSLGGTPQQAPISKLRDADSLNTPFAQAESVYSRPASSHPEAVVMVFVDGTVRTVKDTIEYRVYQQLMTPNGSKCRWNGYAGTTPDAVMPEPFYNIGQSLSESDF; this is encoded by the coding sequence ATGAAGAGCTCGACCCGCCTCGCCCCCTTGCCGCGCCGACGCTTCGCGCCTCGATCCCGACATGGTTTCACGCTCGTGGAACTGCTGGTGGTCATCGCGATCATCGGCGTGTTGATGGCGCTGCTCCTGCCGGCGATCGGCGCCGCCCGCGAGAACGCTCGCCGGGCGACCTGCACGAACAACCTCAAGGAGATCGGCCGAGCGTTCGTGGCGCTGACGACCGCGGCGAAGAACAACGAGTTTCCCGGGTTCATTCAGGCTCAGAAGCTCGCGCCCGGAGCGTCCTACCTTCCTCCTCAACATCCTGCAGGTCATCCTGCGGGCAGTGTGATCATCAGTTGGGCAGCGAAGTTGCTGCCGCAGCTCGATCGACAGGGAGAATGGGACACGCTGCTCAGCGGGGGTATGAACAACCTTGGGAACCCGCAGCGAATCGACGCGTTCATCTGCCCGAGCGACGCGAAGACGAATCCCAACTTGGCGTACCTGACCTATAGCGTGAATTGCGGCGCCCCGGACGCCAACGGCTCGGGCCCGGCCGACTTCCCGGCCAACGGCATCTTCTACAACCGACTGCTGAACAACTCGCCGACGGTTCGCTTCGGCACGAAGGACATTAGCGACGGCGCCTCGATGACCCTGCTGGCCAGCGAGAACATCCACAAGGACGAGGATAATTCAAATTGGCTGACACTTTCACCGGGTCTATTGCCTAATCCATCGGGTCAATGGCCTGTTCCCTTGGCTGCGGTCGAGCAGCCGTACGGTTTGACGTGGGTGTTCAACAGTGCGAACCCGTTCGCCCCCTCTCTGGGAGGCACTCCGCAACAGGCGCCGATCAGCAAGTTGCGTGATGCGGACTCGTTGAATACTCCGTTTGCTCAAGCCGAGTCGGTCTACAGCCGGCCGGCGTCGTCGCATCCCGAGGCGGTCGTCATGGTCTTCGTCGACGGGACCGTGCGCACGGTCAAAGATACGATCGAGTATCGGGTCTATCAGCAACTGATGACTCCCAACGGCAGCAAGTGCCGCTGGAACGGGTACGCGGGGACGACCCCCGACGCGGTCATGCCCGAGCCGTTCTACAACATCGGCCAGTCGCTGTCCGAGTCGGACTTCTAG
- the glf gene encoding UDP-galactopyranose mutase — MRAAANHPPYDFAIVGAGLFGSVFARCAADAGKRALVVDRRPHIGGNCYSERVAGIEVHRYGPHIFHTNNARVWQFVNRFARFNHYRHRGVVRHGERLFSFPINLATLHQLWGTATPAAAEAKLAAVREPQPLGADDLESWIVSQVGRELYEIFVRGYTAKQWGRDPRELPSSIIKRIPVRLAWNDWYFDDEHQGIPVDGYTRLFENLLDHDLIRVETGVDFFAERAELTAAAERVVYSGKIDEFFDCRYGELEYRSLRFETIETRGDFQGAAIVNYADAAVPYTRIVEHKHFAMQSCDATVLTYEYPQAYSRGGEAFYPIRDERNAALYEQYRRLAAGSNVLFGGRLGSYQYYDMHQVIAQAMAAAEKALAPGAATDARAA, encoded by the coding sequence ATGCGGGCTGCTGCGAACCATCCGCCGTATGACTTTGCGATCGTCGGGGCCGGGCTGTTCGGCTCGGTCTTTGCGCGCTGCGCCGCCGATGCGGGCAAGCGGGCGCTGGTGGTCGATCGTCGGCCGCACATCGGCGGCAACTGCTACAGCGAGCGGGTCGCGGGGATCGAGGTCCACCGCTATGGGCCCCACATCTTCCATACGAACAACGCCCGCGTGTGGCAGTTCGTCAACCGGTTCGCCCGGTTCAACCACTATCGCCATCGGGGCGTGGTGCGGCACGGCGAGCGGCTGTTTTCGTTTCCGATCAATCTGGCGACCCTCCATCAACTGTGGGGGACCGCGACGCCGGCCGCGGCCGAGGCGAAGCTCGCCGCCGTTCGCGAGCCGCAGCCGCTCGGGGCCGACGACCTGGAAAGCTGGATCGTCAGCCAAGTGGGACGCGAGCTGTACGAGATCTTCGTCCGCGGCTACACCGCCAAGCAGTGGGGACGCGACCCGCGCGAGCTTCCGTCGTCGATCATCAAGCGGATCCCCGTGCGACTCGCTTGGAACGACTGGTACTTCGACGACGAGCACCAAGGGATCCCCGTCGACGGCTACACGCGGCTGTTCGAGAACCTGCTCGACCACGACCTGATTCGGGTCGAGACGGGGGTCGACTTCTTCGCCGAACGAGCCGAACTGACCGCCGCGGCGGAGCGGGTCGTCTACAGCGGCAAGATCGACGAGTTCTTCGACTGTCGCTACGGGGAGCTCGAGTATCGCTCGCTGCGATTCGAAACGATCGAAACCCGCGGCGACTTTCAGGGGGCGGCCATCGTCAACTACGCCGACGCCGCCGTGCCGTACACGCGGATCGTGGAGCACAAGCACTTCGCGATGCAGTCGTGCGACGCCACCGTGCTCACCTACGAGTATCCGCAGGCGTACAGCCGGGGGGGCGAGGCGTTCTACCCGATCCGCGACGAGCGCAACGCGGCCCTGTACGAGCAATATCGCCGGCTGGCCGCGGGGTCGAACGTGTTGTTCGGCGGCCGGTTGGGAAGCTATCAGTACTACGACATGCACCAAGTGATCGCCCAGGCGATGGCCGCCGCGGAAAAGGCCCTCGCCCCGGGAGCGGCGACGGACGCGCGAGCGGCCTAG